A genomic segment from Janthinobacterium sp. 64 encodes:
- a CDS encoding FAD-dependent oxidoreductase, with protein sequence MSDIFHPYPHVPKVYPPGKPTGAATQHVPVLIVGGGPVGLATALGLARHGVRSVLIEADDGVCTGSRAICISRRSLEIIDRLGALDGFIRKGLPWAGGRSFSRNEEVLHFTMPQDANQKLPPMVNLAQYHIEQFLLDAAESQPELIDIRWQTRVTGVDQRADGATVTVATPDETYQIDTDWLVAADGGRSAVREALGLKLQGTSYEGRYVIVDIHLKSDRPTERLAYFDPPSNPGSTVLVHKQPDDIWRIDYQLRDDEDAQAAVLLENVAPRVDSLLAMMGETAPWHPVWITIYKANALTLEKYRHGAVLFAGDAAHLVPIFGVRGANSGIDDADNLAWKLAYVVKGQAPQALLDSYSDERVYAAHENLRHGTKSTEFMAPPTFAFDLMRTAVLGLAGKHAHVRSLINPRQTSAIAYAQSPLNAPDGAMFAAGPAPGTVLPECPLALPHKGGQKAGYITDLVNRTDGNFTGLYFSDDGAVPADLLALGDTLPLTTVAIARGGAQGGAWDHTAQVFSLFDAQPGSYYLVRPDGHVLGRWRQVRAGQVIEALAKAGVRPGGSDPSTLRSGSLKIIKETT encoded by the coding sequence ATGAGCGACATCTTCCACCCTTATCCCCATGTGCCGAAAGTCTATCCGCCCGGCAAACCGACCGGTGCCGCCACGCAGCACGTGCCGGTGCTGATCGTCGGCGGCGGCCCCGTGGGTCTGGCCACGGCCCTAGGCCTGGCGCGCCACGGCGTGCGCTCGGTGCTGATCGAAGCGGACGACGGCGTGTGCACGGGCAGCCGCGCCATCTGCATTTCGCGGCGCAGCCTGGAAATCATCGACCGCCTGGGGGCGCTTGACGGTTTTATCCGCAAGGGCTTGCCGTGGGCGGGCGGACGCAGCTTTTCCCGCAACGAGGAAGTGCTGCACTTCACGATGCCGCAAGACGCGAACCAGAAGCTGCCGCCCATGGTCAACCTGGCGCAATACCATATCGAACAATTCCTGCTCGATGCGGCCGAAAGCCAGCCGGAGCTGATCGATATCCGCTGGCAAACGCGGGTCACCGGCGTGGACCAGCGCGCCGATGGCGCTACTGTCACGGTCGCCACGCCCGACGAAACCTACCAGATTGACACGGACTGGCTGGTGGCGGCCGATGGCGGGCGCAGCGCAGTGCGCGAAGCGCTGGGCCTCAAACTGCAGGGCACCAGCTATGAAGGGCGCTATGTGATCGTCGACATCCATTTGAAAAGCGATCGCCCGACGGAGCGCCTTGCGTATTTCGACCCGCCGTCGAATCCCGGCTCGACCGTGCTGGTGCACAAGCAGCCGGACGATATCTGGCGCATCGACTACCAGTTGCGCGACGACGAGGATGCGCAGGCGGCCGTGTTGCTGGAAAACGTGGCGCCCAGAGTCGACAGCCTGCTGGCCATGATGGGAGAAACAGCGCCATGGCATCCCGTGTGGATCACCATTTATAAAGCCAACGCGCTGACCCTGGAAAAATACCGGCACGGCGCCGTGCTGTTCGCGGGCGATGCGGCTCATCTGGTGCCCATTTTCGGCGTGCGCGGGGCCAATTCCGGCATCGACGACGCGGACAACCTGGCCTGGAAGCTCGCCTACGTGGTCAAGGGCCAGGCGCCGCAGGCCTTGCTGGACAGCTATTCGGACGAGCGCGTGTACGCGGCCCATGAAAACCTGCGCCACGGCACGAAAAGCACGGAATTCATGGCGCCGCCCACGTTTGCCTTCGATCTGATGCGTACGGCCGTGCTGGGCCTGGCGGGCAAGCATGCGCACGTGCGCTCGCTGATCAACCCGCGCCAGACCAGCGCCATCGCGTATGCGCAGTCGCCGCTGAATGCGCCAGATGGCGCGATGTTTGCCGCCGGCCCCGCGCCGGGCACGGTCTTGCCCGAATGCCCGCTGGCGCTGCCGCACAAGGGCGGACAAAAAGCGGGGTATATTACCGATCTGGTGAACCGTACTGATGGCAATTTCACGGGGCTGTATTTCAGCGACGATGGCGCCGTCCCAGCTGACCTGCTGGCGCTGGGCGATACCTTGCCCTTGACGACCGTGGCGATCGCCCGCGGCGGGGCGCAAGGGGGCGCCTGGGATCACACGGCGCAGGTATTCTCGCTGTTTGACGCGCAGCCCGGCAGCTATTATCTGGTGCGCCCGGATGGGCACGTGCTGGGGCGCTGGCGGCAAGTGCGGGCGGGGCAGGTGATTGAAGCGCTGGCAAAAGCCGGGGTCAGACCCGGCGGGTCTGACCCCAGTACTTTGCGCAGCGGGTCATTAAAAATTATTAAGGAGACAACATGA
- a CDS encoding DUF2783 domain-containing protein — translation MTDIELDNLYTELCHTMGGLGEQRSPLFLARFALLAMGAIGQADVVQGLLRDAADGLAEPA, via the coding sequence ATGACCGACATCGAACTCGATAATCTTTACACCGAGCTGTGCCACACCATGGGCGGCCTGGGCGAGCAGCGTTCGCCCTTGTTCCTGGCCCGTTTCGCCTTGCTGGCCATGGGCGCCATCGGCCAGGCCGACGTGGTGCAGGGCTTGCTGCGCGACGCGGCCGACGGCCTGGCGGAGCCGGCATGA
- a CDS encoding MFS transporter, giving the protein MTIAKAATQATTAPVPDAAASQLEQQVMRKVSRHLLGFLFLLFVFSFLDRINIGFAGLTMMQDLGLSGTQFGFATTLFYIAYIACSIPSNIVLARIGARKWIGSMMIAWGLASTATLFASGPASLYALRFLVGVTEAGFLPGMLLYLTYWFPSAYRARANALFMIAMPVTAAIGSALSGLILGLDGHWGLKGWQWLFLLEGMPSVLLGLAVYGYLDDAPGKANWLSKLEQQVLARMLAAEHKPAAQAQKTSVLAEMCSPTVLKFGVAYFCLVNTLAMVAVWTPLIVKSFNSNASNTQIGLLAAIPQVCTVIGMIAWGRRSDRLQERRWHIVWPMLLSAFGWLLTAYSGNPVVQLLGVCMASTGAYTAMSVFWTTPDRALSLGARAIGIAVINATGNIGSALNPVVVGWLKDITHSFATGLLYASVLLVAGAAIVLTLPIARGGKEQS; this is encoded by the coding sequence ATGACCATCGCCAAAGCGGCTACACAAGCCACTACTGCGCCCGTTCCCGACGCGGCCGCCTCCCAACTGGAACAGCAGGTGATGCGCAAGGTATCGCGCCATCTGCTGGGATTTCTGTTCCTGCTGTTCGTGTTTTCCTTCCTGGATCGCATCAACATCGGCTTCGCCGGCCTGACCATGATGCAGGACCTGGGCTTGAGTGGCACCCAGTTCGGTTTTGCCACCACCCTGTTTTACATCGCCTACATCGCCTGCAGCATCCCCAGCAACATCGTGCTGGCCCGCATCGGCGCGCGCAAATGGATCGGCAGCATGATGATCGCCTGGGGCCTGGCCTCGACGGCGACCCTGTTCGCCAGCGGCCCGGCCAGCCTGTATGCGCTGCGCTTCCTGGTCGGCGTGACGGAAGCGGGCTTCCTGCCCGGCATGCTGCTGTACCTGACGTACTGGTTTCCCAGCGCCTACCGCGCGCGGGCCAATGCCCTGTTCATGATCGCCATGCCCGTCACGGCCGCCATCGGTTCGGCCCTGTCGGGCCTGATCCTGGGCCTGGACGGCCACTGGGGTCTGAAGGGCTGGCAATGGCTGTTCTTGCTCGAAGGCATGCCATCCGTCCTGCTGGGCCTGGCCGTGTACGGCTACCTCGATGATGCGCCGGGCAAGGCGAACTGGCTGAGCAAGCTGGAACAGCAGGTGCTGGCGCGCATGCTGGCGGCCGAGCACAAGCCTGCGGCGCAGGCCCAGAAAACCTCGGTGCTGGCGGAAATGTGCTCGCCCACCGTGCTGAAATTCGGCGTCGCCTATTTTTGCCTGGTGAATACTTTGGCCATGGTGGCCGTGTGGACGCCGTTGATCGTGAAAAGTTTTAACAGCAACGCCAGCAACACGCAGATCGGCTTGCTGGCCGCCATCCCGCAAGTGTGCACCGTCATCGGCATGATTGCCTGGGGCCGCCGCTCGGACCGCCTGCAGGAACGCCGCTGGCACATCGTCTGGCCCATGCTGCTGTCGGCCTTTGGTTGGCTGTTGACCGCGTATTCCGGCAATCCTGTCGTGCAACTGCTGGGCGTGTGCATGGCCTCGACGGGCGCTTACACGGCCATGTCCGTCTTCTGGACCACGCCGGACCGTGCCCTGAGCCTCGGCGCGCGCGCCATCGGCATCGCCGTCATCAACGCCACGGGCAATATCGGCTCGGCCCTGAACCCCGTCGTCGTGGGCTGGCTGAAAGACATCACGCACAGCTTTGCCACGGGCTTGCTGTATGCCAGCGTGCTGCTGGTGGCGGGCGCGGCCATCGTGCTGACCTTGCCCATCGCCCGTGGCGGCAAAGAACAATCTTGA